In Ictidomys tridecemlineatus isolate mIctTri1 chromosome 16, mIctTri1.hap1, whole genome shotgun sequence, a single genomic region encodes these proteins:
- the Wnt7a gene encoding protein Wnt-7a, which produces MNRKARRCLGHLFLSLGMVYLRIGGFSSVVALGASIICNKIPGLAPRQRAICQSRPDAIIVIGEGSQMGLDECQFQFRNGRWNCSALGERTVFGKELKVGSREAAFTYAIIAAGVAHAITAACTQGNLSDCGCDKEKQGQYHREEGWKWGGCSADIRYGIGFAKVFVDAREIKQNARTLMNLHNNEAGRKVGHARGVWQPRGAPRHRLGTGGVWLGVHEGRSGVTRPHGGVRVGSRCAELEGRVHGVTCQSSQPVLGHLHQGLQRKTEKVNVPW; this is translated from the exons ATGAACCGGAAAGCGCGGCGCTGCCTGGGCCACCTCTTTCTCAGCCTGGGCATGGTCTACCTCCGGATCGG TGGCTTCTCCTCCGTGGTCGCTCTGGGCGCCAGCATCATCTGTAACAAGATCCCAGGCCTGGCCCCCAGACAGCGGGCGATCTGCCAGAGCCGGCCGGACGCCATCATCGTCATTGGAGAAGGTTCCCAAATGGGCCTAGACGAGTGTCAGTTTCAGTTCCGCAATGGCCGCTGGAACTGCTCAGCGCTGGGGGAGCGCACGGTCTTCGGGAAAGAGCTCAAAGTGG ggagcCGGGAGGCGGCCTTCACCTATGCCATCATCGCGGCGGGCGTGGCCCACGCCATCACAGCGGCCTGCACCCAGGGCAACCTGAGCGACTGTGGCTGCGACAAGGAGAAGCAAGGCCAGTACCACCGCGAGGAGGGCTGGAAGTGGGGCGGCTGTTCGGCCGACATCCGCTACGGCATCGGCTTCGCCAAGGTCTTCGTGGACGCCCGGGAGATCAAGCAGAACGCCCGCACGCTCATGAACCTGCACAACAACGAGGCCGGCAGGAAGGTGGGCCACGCGCGCGGTGTCTGGCAGCCTCGGGGCGCCCCGAGGCACCGCCTGGGCACCGGAGGGGTCTGGCTCGGGGTCCATGAGGGCCGCTCTGGGGTCACTCGGCCCCACGGAGGGGTGCGGGTGGGCTCTCGCTGCGCAGAACTGGAAGGGAGGGTCCACGGGGTCACCTGCCAGAGCAGCCAACCTGTCCTCGGTCATCTTCACCAAGGTCTGCAGCGCAAAACAGAGAAGGTGAATGTCCCCTGGTGA